The window ggCAAAGATGTGCCATTTCTGGTAAATGGTCATCACATACTTTACTATTACATTCAGCTTGTTCGCTATGGACTTGTTATCACGAACAGTGCTGGGAAGAAGAAAGGGGAGAATAGATACAACGAGAGGAGAGAGAAAAATCATATAGCAAATTAGAGAGATGTAAGCATCTTTCAGCAATCTTCATAAGTAGGAAAGTTAACTTATATCGAGTACAAAATAATTATTGAATCAGCTGCATTTAGAGATGATTTTCGATAATATTGGCTATGCAGAAGAATAGCAATGCGGTATCTGTAGTGTACAATGTATAATGTAATTTACAGAAGCTCACACTTTCTCACTGTACCATATCTTCATATAGTACGGGAACAGCACAAAATTTGTAATCTTTTCCTTAATAAGGGGATCTGTGAGGACCTGAGGTGACAAGTCTTCATCCCTTCTGTATCATAAAGACAGAAATTGAGTTTTAAAATTTAGAGTATTTCAATGCAAACAACATGGTCAGACTTCACCAACTCTGCTAATGACAGCAAGGGTTAAACTTTTTCTCTATGCGACAAAATCAGCCAGAGAATCATGGTTTTACTTCCAAAGATGTATTGCAATCAATACATCAGGATTCTATATTTTATCTTTTGGTTTTGTCTCTATTTTAGGATTCTTTTTGATAGGTGGTATGAATGCTATCATAAGTGGAAAGGAGAGTTTTTAGTAATCCAGTAGTTTTCACAAGGAACAAACATGTTATTTGTCTTGCATCAACCTCACAATAGGATCCACAAGTCAAAATTTGGATCAAATGGGCAAATTTAActatttccttcttttttcctttttatttttcttttgtaaatCTTGTGTGTCATCCTGGAAAGAGAATGGTACTCTGAATAAGGACTGCCTTTGTCTAAAAGTTTTGAGATGAAATACCTTACCCATAAGAGATAAATAGACAGCTTTTGCACACAAATTAGTACAATGTCTGACCTGAAAAGGGCATGGTACTAGAGTCCCAAAGAGACCTTCGGTCAGATCTGCAGCTTTGATAGAATAAAGTGCATGTTTAAGCCCACAAGATAGAAGATATTCCTCTGTGTCCTTTGGCATGGAGTAGCCTTTATACACACTAACCGGAGGATCACATATCTGCCAGAAGCAGGGGGGCAACTGATTAACACACTACAAGATATATTTGCCAATTCATGCACATTTGGTTTATAAACATTGATAGAAATTCCTATACTACTATAACTGTATCATTAATTTGGGAAAACCAAGCTGAAGCTATAACAAATAacagtatttttttatttttgtgataaataatattaatcataAAAGGAAAGCATTAAAAGAATGTTGAAATATGCACAGAAATTATGCTCCAGCTTTAAGTCAAACAATGTAAATGAAGCTGTAGCAAATAAATATGGTCAATCTTTTATGATGTTCTCAAGGTGCAACTACCTCTGAACATATTCACGAGGAAAAGAACAGATAAGGTAAATTCCGTGTAGCATTGGCATCAATACATCTTGACTACAAATTGATAAGTGAAGTTGATCCAGTTGCAAGAGCACTCCACTTCCAACCAACAGATTGGGAGTTCAGATTTTTTTTGATAGGTAAAAGgaataaacacacacacacacacacacacacacacacacacatataactGCAGATTAAAATTCCTCCAAAACAGTTACCGAGGATCCGACTTGAGTCTGGCAGTCACTCAAGTTTCTGTAGACTCCAACAAGATCTCCTTTCTTAACAACAAAGAAGCCATTATCTTCCTTCATTACTGGAGTAGGGTCAaactttttgaaaaataactATCTCCACTACACTTGTTAGATGCTAACTCTATGCAGCAAAAGTCAAAATCAACTTTCTAATTCAAGCATGAGCAAAAGCTTTTCATCCAATAAAGCACCGGAATTCCACAAATTGAACTCTTCAAGGCAAGACGTGTAGTGCTTGTTACTATTGTAACTGTACATGCATGAAACAAGCTACTCATTATATGTTACTTCCCTCAAACTGGATCCAATCCtgcaaaatcaagaaaaaagaaaaaaataaagagagaaaggaaatacaaaaaagTTTTGTTTTTAACTCAACTGAACCATGCATGTATGTAAGCATCcgccacttccaaccaagaggttgtgagttcgagtcaccccaagagcaaggtggggagttcttgaagtgaaggagccgagggtctattggaaacagcctctctacctcagggtaggggtaaggtctgcgtacacactaccctccccaaaccccactagtgggattataacCATGCATGTATGTAAATAACTTCCCTAAACAGCGTAGGGGAGAGAACATAGCAAAGGAAACTATTATCTTATCCACTATTCTCTTTGTTCCACTACTACAATCACGACATGACCAACTGAAAGTGCATGCTAAATCAATTTGCAGTTAAAATTATCGTATTAACTCCACCAAGTTCAAAGCCTTATGGATTATGTTTGTGTTTGGTACGCGAAAGTCATTTTTCAAGGAAAATGTTGTTGGTgagtggaaaatattttctaggaaaAATATCTATTAaagattaataaaaatattagaagagtgttttgattaaatttttgagtttttgagGATTAATAGAGTGTTTTGATTAAACTTTTGAGTTTGAAAGGATTAATAATAAGTGTTAGTTGGAGCACGTAATATGAAGTTAAAGTTTTAAGATAGTTGTTGTTAGTCATGTGTTTATACCCGAACCTTAGATTGACacaattaaaattaataaatgtcATATGTGCATCCCCGCACCTtaacattttttttattaattcttaaaataatcaCTCCTTTTTCGGGAATGTTTTTCCCGTTAAAGTGACAGTTGTAATGCAAATACTTCCGCTCATTCTCCCTTTGAAGAAAAACAATTCCGGCAACCAAACAACAGAAAATGACAACATTTTCCTGAAAAATGACATctgtcataccaaacacaccgtCACACGCTATAAGTTCTGCTCTATTCCAGACGATATATTCCTTTTTTCCCCATTCTGGAGCGTAAGCAACCATACatggaacaaaaagaaaaataccttAGTTCCAGCTTGAGAGATTAGATGCTCAAGAATGTTAAACTGGATTCTTCTTCCCTTTGCctcaaaaattcaaactttgaGTAAACGCCCagcaggaaaaaaaaaagaaaaattactttcGCCTGAGTTGTTAGACAAATCAACGACTCCGCTGCAAAAAGAGATGGACTTTTCAGGAGTAGTTGCAAATAACGTTAAAATGGAGGAAATAAAGAGAAAAGAGTATAGTTGTTCAAAGAAAGCTGACAAGTCGAAAATGATTACAAGAAATTAGAACCCTAATTTTGGAAAATCAAAGAATGGGTAGTCAAATCGATGTGCTTAGCTAACAAACAGAAAAGAAATGACATAACATACGCTTAATTAGTCGATGAAGTTGCGGAAATCTTGGACAGCATCAACTACAAGAGCGTGGTGGGCTTCTGAAAGAAAGGGGGTGGGGGTTAGAGCGCGGGTGTGCGTAGAGAGTCAAGATATTCAGCAATAGCAGGTAGGGTGTTTAAGAAAAGTGAAAAACCGATAAATGCCAAATCAAACACTGTCCTGAATAATTGACATGTTCATTTAGCtaagtttgattttaaattttaaataacttAAACAGAGGGAATAATTATCATATACTTCGGAAAAAAATTCtcacacaaaaatattttaattgattattatttatcattctaaATATCGAATGGATTTGTAATTCATAAAATTATCGGGAAAAGAATGAACCCGAGAAAATTGAAAACTCAAATACCCTAGCTAAGAAAAGCCGAAATTGGTTGGTTTGGGGGAAGGTTAAACCAAACCAACCTTGAACACTTTAATAGCCGGTTTGGCCAAAGTTATTTTTagtccaaaaatacttttttttaccacaagtgttttttttcaaaaactaagtTATTTGGCCcaacttttagaaggaaaaaaaaaatatttttgaggagaaacaaaagtagtttttgagaagcagaaaaaagttgCTTCTCTCCGAAAGCACTTTTCTATGAAACGCGTTtgaaaaaatacacttagaagcagtttttaaaaatttggtcaaatactaattacacctcaaaagtgtttttcaaattaattaaccaaacacaaactgcttattaccaaaagtattttttttgataAATAACATTTcttaaaataaactgattttagaagtttggccaaacaatcTAAGTAGCAATAGCCTTTATAGACGACTTTTATATTAAGACAATAGGGTTTAACAAATTTGGCGTCGACCCGGTTCAATTCatttcatatttctatatagGAATTTTTACATACCTATACactattggaaactttattaccctctctactcaagtttcaatttaattacaactctctctctcatgtgcgctctctctctctacgtctctctctatctctcaatccctaattccagtaatgtagagcaaaggaaaagagagcagcaattccaccattgacagccattaaaaaactttgaagttttgaattcgaatttgagttttcaaaaaatattatttgtttgaattgggtatAAACAATTGAGAATTCtttctacgtctctctctatctctcaatccctaattcagtaatgtaaagcaaaggaaaagagagcaataattccaccattgacagccattaaaaagctttgaagctttgaattcgaatttgggttttcaaaaaccagTATTACTTTGAtggggtgttgttgcaaacaattggtaatattgtttggagtttatatctcaattttgagggtgttttgatgaagattagacttgattttggttgaatttcagattgaaactcgtcgaagaagaagaagaagaagaagacgacgacgacatgacatacattatacttacaaaattgtagtaaagttatagtaaaattatagaaaaattgtagtaaaattatagaaaaaatgtatttaaattgtatgatattgtagttgtatttaactgtgTAAAagtaatgtatgaaagttgtggataagttgtagataagttgtaaataagtgtATACTGTATATTTAGTTGtatgaattttatttttagtatgtatgaaagttgttgataagttataaataagttatatattatataattagttgtataaagtttatttttagtttatatgaTGTTGTAGATGAATTAATTAATAGATTGAGAGCAGAAAATGAGCGGAGAAGAAGAGTGGTTTTCTTCGTCAATAATATCAATTTCTTAGAAAAGGAGCACCACACTTTGAGGACTGCAAGCTGACTGCAGAAACAAATATACGACTTGATACCCGAGTTCAAAAAGACAGTTTCCCTCCCTGGACTATATGGAAGGGACAATTAGATAACTTCTTTTTGACAGCAGAAGACGAGAAACTGCGGTATCATAGGCATCAAACAGTATCTGAAGGAGCTTTTTAAGgtggaatatatatattttgtaaacaaaatgTGTGTAGGTCGGGTAAATAACAAAACATGAATAAttttggtaataaagtttcaaataaatatataggTATGTAAAAATCCCTTCTATATATGTTTCATCTTTCACTTACAGAATTTCTTGTTCCATCCATTTCTTAATTTACGttcataattcaagttttgggaTTTTTCTTTTCCGTAGGAACTGGGACATAACATAGCTTTTTCAACCGAAAAAAGAGTTAATGTAAGTGGGTATGTGATAACTTGGAGGAGGAAAATACAAGAAAGAATGACTTATCGTGAGACTGAAAAACTGGATCGGAGTATCGGACTATGCACAATTTCTAATTTGTGATTAGACGATTTAGTGTGAGGAggggaaatttttttttttacataatttcTCAGGCTTAACGTCCTGGCTAAACGAATCACAAATAAAGCTTTTGTAGGGAATTGGAGTTATGGTAATGTTGGCTAAATTTAAAGGTTAAGAAGCCTGCAAAAAATGTGATAAAAGAAAGTTACTAGCTAGGCTGAAAGTAATAGGAAATGCTTGAGAATAACTTGATTGAATTGAACTTGACTCCTTGGTTGTGTGTTGATTGGATTGTATCCAGCAATATTTAACTGAGATTttatgttaaaagtaagtagaaTCTCGTTCGTTACAATAACTCTTTTTGTCGGTGTCCTTGGCCACGAGCTACAAAGACGTAGGTTGAGGCCAGAGGTGTACATGAATCgagttggttcgatttttatcaaaattaacCTAATCAACTTATattggtttggattggttcgattttgtcgggtttttcagttttttttgttattatttcaatcttactttgttaaattttttataagtaaatatatatttactaaaaattaaaataattgagAAATATATGAtcgattaaaatattcttattaaagaattttcttagtaacacatgatagatAATTTTACGTTGATGTACAGTACCttcaaggttaaccgaatttaataattaaacataaaaataaatatgaacctatataatgatatgttctatttaattttaaattatcgaaataccattttaaattcgaaaaagatataagaatttaatagatcttgacatatgaatatggaagaacaaagagattgacacATTTtactaacacttgataagaaagtgatcatccagctcattatttaaagttaataaatatGAAACACTTCatatttaactaaatattacATTCCATAAGAGAATtgcaaatatttctagatattttttaagaaaattctttaaaaaaatcttaaaggtatatataaaaattataaatttatatgtcaatttggtttgaattttttacacaataccaaactaaatcaaaccaaacctaatcgAGGTTTTTAATCAATCtgatttgacttttcggtttggtgcgatttCACGGTTTGACACCCCTAGTTGAGGCATTCAACTAGTTCCCATGCTTTTAGCAAGAATAGATTATAAGCTCAACGATACCATCCCACTTTTGGTGATCTGAGGTGTAATTACACGTCTAACTCAACTTAGGAGTTAAAAGTTTGGTGTTGACATTATTCTTCTACACAGCCTTTATTTTTCCCTTATGCTTGTTGAAACATTAAGTTTGAGTATATCTACTTTACCTTAGCTTAGTGTAGTGAGCCCTTAAGCACAGGTCGAGTTCCTGACAACTACATCAAAGTTCTGCCAAACAACCAACACGTTAATGCTTCGTCAAAAAATTTGGGAGGTCAGATTATTATTTGGATTCTATAGAACACACCACTATTGGAAAAAAAGTTTTAACTGCATCAACCCGCGTTGAAACTATTAGATTCGAATGAACTCATTACCGAAGAGCTGCATCCGTCACGGTAGAGTGTCCGTTGTTtgcctttttctttcttcttctattttattAGATGTGGGGTTCGAGAAGGGAGTTCTAAGTAGGCAACTCTTCAGCATTGTTAATGTAATTTGGCTCAAGCCACAAGGTACAATACTAGAACTGTTAAATTCCTCATGTACGATAACGCAAAGGTTTGACTAGAATAAATTAAAGTAATTGAGTTGCAGTTTATTTTGTAACTCACTTGTTTGGCAGCATGCAGTTTAGAATATTAAGGAAAACAATAATGTATCATGGTATTAAAATGTTACCAACTTATAGTTATGGCGAACTGAATCGATTACAAATCTGAGGCTTAATTGCAAATAAGTCATAATAGACAGACCAAAGATCTAGATTCTACATTTCTTCAAAATCAAATCATCTATGCATTCACATTTTTCTGTCCTAGCAAATAGAAACAAACACATTTTAATCAACTCTAACGGTCATTGATAGCCTCTTTCTTGGGAATAAAAAACACCCAATGGGCAGAAATCTGGAAAAAATACCACAGAGATCATATATAGTAAACATTGTTTACTAAATTAACCTGTCAAATTCTTGATCACTTGCAGTAAAATCTCATTCCATGTATCAATAGGACCTGGCAAACACCAATGAACACAGTCATTCTGTACGCGTTCCTCGATCCCATTAGCAAATGGAAATGGATGCATATAAGGTCCAGGATGACCATCTGGCCTTAGTAATGCTAATTTTGTTACATCCACTGCCTCAATTCTTACATTAGACAGATTCTCAGCTTCCTTTTTTGCAGCATTCACTTGATTTATCGTTGTTTCCCTCATCTGCGCGTCCATCCATTCGAGCTTTATCTCCTCTGGATTATAAGGCTTTGTTTTAGGACATGCCCCAAACTTGTCCCACTCTCCTTCAAAATGTGCTGGTGAAAATGTTGTCACAATCACATCAAGTACCCCTCCATTGCCCTTATTATTATTGCCTCTCCTCTCAATTATTGTCTTAAGAGTAGTCCGATATGCCTTGCCATAAACATCATAAAATCCAATTTCAGTGTAATTCTGACCAGAACAGTAATGACAACCTAGTACTGAGTCCCCATAGTAATACACTGCTGAATGCAAGAACCAATGTCCCACTGATAAAATAATCATATCCAATTGCCCTAAATCAGAAGCCCATTTCTCATCCACAGAGTCCAAAAATAGAGAATTATAGTTTTTCTTGTCTGATTTTTCTATACCTTTAACGAGAAAAGGTGACCAATATATTGATACATTCACATTGTGTGAAGGAAAATGCCATTTCCTAAACTTATTATCCTCACCATGACTAAAGACTAAATTAGGAGGACTAACTGTGGCTAACAAGCAGAGTAATGACTCCAATTGATTTCTAGCCAAGGAATCACCAACAAAGGCTAAATTCTTGTTCTTGAGAATTTGTAGAAAAGATTTTGGGTCAAACCTGGGAAGTTGACAATTTTTTGGCTTCCATCTCCAATAAAGATAGCCTTtatcagatcttccatgtggtatGCAGTTTTGTCCTTCTTTTACCGTACCACATTTTGTATATAAAGGGCCTAATTTGTCATGAACCCATTTGCCATCGCTATAGTCACATGAAATTTCGACATTATCATTTCCCACTTCTGCAAAAAGAACAATTTTTTGATGTAAAAACATTATCAACAAATGTGTATGCAAATCTTGGAAACATATAttacaagaaagaacaaatattTGTGACAGGGGGAAATTTGTGATGGAAGAATAAGACCATCACAAGTCCGTAATAAATTTCGTCCATATTGATGAATTTCGTCATATGATCGGAATAGTCTGTCATAAATATTTCGTCACAAATATGTGTTTTTTTTGTAATGATatataagaacaaaaatgggatGTTCCTATTGTACCTTTTGGTGGAGTTGAAGAAGAGGTGGTGACGATTAGTGAATGTTTAGtttgagaaagagagagaggcCCAATTAAGTGAAATAGAAATATTATAGGGAGAAGAGCATACAAAGCCAAAAGTAATAACTTCCTCAAGGGAAAATGATGAGGTTGGTCTTTGAATGGATTAATTGTATCCATTTCTCATTCCTAACCTTGAACTTTCTTCCTTGTCCCTCAAAGAATTTTTGACATAACAGAGGATCAATGCATTGTCGATAGGAGAAAAGGaatttgcttttttcttttttcttttttttttggttgaaaaggAAAGCTCTAATTTTGTGGGAGGATTTAGTCAAAGTGGCGTCGAGGATCCCATTTTATTTGGTTGGCCAACCAATTTTTTACTTTTACTTCATTGCCTTTCGTGGTGAGCTGTTGTCttcaaaaaaggtaaaaatagcacggggtAGCTAATTTTTggactgataattgaaaaatagccaacgtttgtaaagttatttaaaaaaatagtcactattttgctgcaacacggaaaattccagcataatatactggagattggtgcacatatatatgaacttccagcaaattatgctggaactccagcatacggaaagttccagcataatatacttagagatgtgtatgaacttccagcatattatgctggaccagtatattatgctgaaagttcacatgtaaaaaattcgaactccagtatattatgctggaatattttttcggattttaaacagtattttcgttcagatttatctttacatgaaaaatggctaaatttcgattatttttgaaactgttgctatttttcaattatcacttgtaaatctgactatttttgaatttcaccctcAAATAAGTGGTACAGCTACCTTTTCCATCCTTTTTTCATGAATGGAAATTTTAAAGTACACATTTTTCCTAATTAAGATACTTAGGTAAAGGATAAAAAAGAGCAAGAAGAGAGTAAAAGTATGGTAACAAAATATATTATGATTTACAGTAATACAATTTAAATTAGAAGTGTAAGTATTTGAAAATA is drawn from Nicotiana tabacum cultivar K326 chromosome 9, ASM71507v2, whole genome shotgun sequence and contains these coding sequences:
- the LOC107765697 gene encoding xyloglucan O-acetyltransferase 1 yields the protein MDTINPFKDQPHHFPLRKLLLLALYALLPIIFLFHLIGPLSLSQTKHSLIVTTSSSTPPKEVGNDNVEISCDYSDGKWVHDKLGPLYTKCGTVKEGQNCIPHGRSDKGYLYWRWKPKNCQLPRFDPKSFLQILKNKNLAFVGDSLARNQLESLLCLLATVSPPNLVFSHGEDNKFRKWHFPSHNVNVSIYWSPFLVKGIEKSDKKNYNSLFLDSVDEKWASDLGQLDMIILSVGHWFLHSAVYYYGDSVLGCHYCSGQNYTEIGFYDVYGKAYRTTLKTIIERRGNNNKGNGGVLDVIVTTFSPAHFEGEWDKFGACPKTKPYNPEEIKLEWMDAQMRETTINQVNAAKKEAENLSNVRIEAVDVTKLALLRPDGHPGPYMHPFPFANGIEERVQNDCVHWCLPGPIDTWNEILLQVIKNLTG